TCCTTCCTGGTGGCCGAGTTGCTGCCCGCCTTTCGGCCCAATACACAAAAGAATGACCGACAATCCATATTTTCCACGGTTCCGCAgctgaaaaatagaaaacaaagaaaacagaacCCGTACCGTCCAACCGAAACGACTTAACCAACATACAGCAAAACCTTGCCACTCCTAATTACTATAACACTAGGTCTGGTCTGATGTATGATTTGTaggcctgcgacttccatctgCCCAGACGTTTTACGTCCTCCTCCTTCATACCATGTGCGTCTGCCATGGTTGCCGCCCCTATTCTAAAAGAATGCGTACCGAATTCGGACGCATTCAGGCCTGCCGCGCGTAGAGATGAACGaaaaaccgccgaaaattggaacCGGGTGAGGGGTGTGCCCTgcgcatgaacaaaaaattggtcACAGATGTTACGCGAGCTCATATACTCGCGTACCGTGGCTACCGGGCACCACTTGGAGCCAAGGCTGTTAATCGCTAACCACTCGCCTCTGCCGTACATGTCTGTTTTGGACTTTCTAATGCATACCCGCAAAGACTCCCCCGAGGGAATAACGTCGTTGTGGCGAAGGCCGCCCGGCTTGTTTTTACTAGCCGGGACCAACTCACCGATGcgcaatgccgcgaaaaacgccaccgAAAAAGCTGCCCTGAATAGCAGCGCTTCCGAGCTATTGTCGCAAACACTTTCTAAAAGTTCTAGAAGCCTTACTAGCAAGGAGAACGTAATCGGACGTCGCTTGTCAACGCGCGTCTTCTCCTTTTTCCAGCCGCGTATTACTTGGCGGAACATAAAATCCTTCGTAACATCCGCCTTGCCGTGGAGTTTTAATAAAAACGCTACGCCGGCTAAGTGCTTTTTTGCTGCACCGACGGACCGCCGTTTTTTGCGCAAAGCTGCCAGCATATCCAGCGTCGCCGCCCGCGCCTTGTCGCCGTCGGCGACGGAACCGCCTGACAATGAAAGCCAATGTAGCCAGATAGAATTATAACTGTTCCACGTCGCACGCGTGACCGATGTCTCCACCAGCTTCAGTAATTCTGCTCTACCAGCTTCCATAAGTGAGGGGGGCATCGTGccccctcggcctccgcctgTGGATGACGGTCCCTGAACGCTTCCATCTgaaaacgagagagtgcgtcagccgcccCATTGTCACGACCCGGAACATGCCTGGCTCGCAAGTAGATATTGCTTTGTAGACATTTTAAAACAACGTGTCTCAACAACGCCAACACGGGTGGAGAAGCCGATGTCTGCTTATTGATAACATGTACTACTGCCGCATTGTCTGACCAGAAACAGACCTTGCGGTCCTGAAACTCCGAGATCCATAATTCCAAAGCTACCACCACGGGAAAAAACTCCAACAGTGTCACGTTTTTGTTCCACTTTCTAAGCAACCAACTCTGGGGCCAGGATTCCCGGCACCAGTGGTTATTGAAAATGACCCCAAAACCTCCTGATCCCGCAGCGTCCGCAAACAGGCATATGTCGCTTCCGGTCACCTCCTCCTTAGGGCATATCACCTGCCCGTTGAAGGACTGCAAGAACACCTTCCAGATATGTAAGTCAGCTCTCATCCCCTGAGTCACCCGCACGAAATGGTGAGGCTCCCGGATTCCCGTCATGGCTAAAGTTAGCCTTCTCGAGAAGACCCGCCCCATGGGGATAACTTTGCATGCAAAGTTAAGCAGGCCTGCCAGACTCTGTATCTGGCGCAGGATGACCTTCCTGCAGCTGGACACTTCATTGACCACCTGGGTCAGCCTTGCTACTTTCTCCACTGGTAGCCTGAAAACCATGTCCTCGGAGTCGATCTCGATACCGAGGAAGGTGATCCGTGTTACTGGGCCCACCGTTTTTTCCTCTGATAACGGGACCCCTACCCGACGCATGAGAGACTGGAAGGTCTTTAGCAGAATTGCGCAATCGGCTGATGTCTCCGAGCCCAcaaacaaaaaatcatctaaataatgtatcaccgatgagaCGCCCGTCTCGTGCTTGAGTAACCACTCCAGGAAAGAACTAAACAATTCGAAATAATAACAcgaaatcgagcatcccatcggcagacACATGTCTATAAAAAATTGACTCTCGACCCGGCACCCTAGAAGGTGAAAACATTCGGGATGGACAGGTAACAACCGGAAAGCGGACTCAATATCCGTCTTTGCCAGCTGAGCTCGCCTGCCCGCCGCCCTAACCAAACGCACCGCACAATCAAAAGACGTATACGTCACCGCCGCCTGATCTTTCGATATGCCGTCGTTAACTGATTCACCGGCGGGGAAAGAAAGGTGATGAATTAAACGAAACTTACCGGTTTCCTTCTTAGGTACTAAACCCAAGGGGGAAACCCGCAAATTGGTAAATGGCGGTGTTccgaaagggccggccatgcggcccagcTCCACTTCTTTTAACAATTTCTCTTTGACCAAGCTAATATTATCCAACGCTGATTTTAAATTCGGGGAAAACATAGATGCGGGAGAAAAAACAAACGGAATCACGAAACCCTCGGAAAAACCGTCTTTAAGCATTTTTGCCGCCTGCTTCCTGTGGTAAATGTCTAACCACGGAAGCAGGACCCGACTTTTCACTGGTgttcggtgctccactggcaccaCCCACTGTGGCAGACgctctttgttttttaaagcagcgAACTGCTGCGTGCTGCCCCCCGCAAACCGAGCACTCGTGTCGGAATTTGCAGGTGGCGTGAAATCGGCAATGGCCCTCGTTATAGAGCCAGCATGTGCCGTTAGGTCTCTGTGATGCCgcggggggctgttgcccgccacCCGCGGCTCCCGCCGGAAAGGACGCTCTGGCGGGCCGTTGTGCTAGGATCAGCTGGATCCACACGTCGGTCGCttttgtggcccagcttatgtgaCTCGTTCCGGATACGCGCCTGCGGAAATcctcatcatagcgccaccaagctgacccaccgtgcagcttgtaggcgctgtatATGGTGTTTAAATAGACCATCAACTCTGGACCTTTAATCGGCTGATGCTGACACACCACATGAGCCAAAACCATATACGCCTGAAGCCAATTGCCGAACGTCTTGGCAATCTTTGGCTTCTTTTCCGTTCCACGTTCGGACAACCGTTCCTTGTCCACCATAACGTGGTCCACCGACAataaggaccaaatatccacatataaaccttttttGATCCTTTCCGTAACCTCTTCCGCCAAACCTACCCCTAGCGGGGCAACACCGCAGAACATTGAATCTGCAAATTTTAACCCTTCCGTTGGGTCACCATCTGTACACAACGTTGAGCTTCCAGACACATTACTCACAGGCgggcctctgccccccggtgaaccACCGGATCCTGCAAGCCCCTCCTGCGGATCCACCTTGCTCAACAAAGACTTCAACACCGCAACCAAATCTTGTGTTTCCGCGCCcttcgcgggatccatcacattacaccaagCATTTTGTAATGACaactcaccagctcgaccgacctccggcagcgccaagggtgatgtcccagCTGTATCCCTCCTCCGGATCCTGCGGTCTGGCGTGGGCTGACGACTGTCCTTTTGCGTAGCCTCCTGCGCCCTTTGCTGATAGGCCAAACCAGGCTGGTGTCCGCACGACCGTCCATGCGAGTGGCCTTGACTTCTGTAACTCCTGTAGTCTCTTGAACTTGGCTCGACTTGTACGTTGAGCAGGTGCCGATGTTCATCAGAGTCCCGTCTATCTTCTCCTGAGCTGCTCCTATCTACTCTGCTGTCTGCTCTtgccctgccgctgctgctaCTTGAAGCGCTGCCCGCCTGTTCTAGCTGGCCCGAACGCCTGGATTCTAATCTTATCGCCCTGGCTCTGTCCCTGCGCCTACGCCTAGCGCCCTGCCCTTGGCGGCTACTGCTAGCGTAATTAGCTGAAACTTGGGATGCATAACCCAACGTTTCTTGCAGCCTTGGGTCGAGGTATCTCGGGTTAACGAAACACCGATGCTGCATGCTTGTAGCGGGTGGCTGCACTACTGAAGTGTGTCTACTTGGCCTCTGTGTGGTGTATGACCCCCTTTGCTGTCCCGGGTATAGGGAAGACTCTGGTCTATTAGCGCCATAGTAAGATGGCATACCGTGGCTACGACTCGCTTGGCCCGCTGCAAGTGGGCTCTGGGTCGGGCTACGTGACCCCTGGAACCGGCTACCCCTCCCCCGTTGTGCCCTTCCTGGGCTTAAAATGTCAGGGGTTGGGCTGCTAGCGGGGGTGCTAGCGGGGCTGCTAATGGGGCTGCTGGCgggggtgctggcgggggtgctATAGGTGGCTGCTGTTCCCGTGATGTTCCCCCTCCTACTTGTCCCCCTGCCCTTCTGCTGCCTACCTTCCGCCCTGCGCTCTGGCTGCGATGCTCTGCGGTGTTGGCGGGGTACGCGCCCTTCCCGCGTGTTCCCTCTCTCCTCCGTCTGGCTCATGCCCGCACCGCTCCTCGTCTGCGCTGTTTTTTGCGCCAGCGCGCGCTGCCCTGTTGCGctgggtgctgctgctgctgatgctgtAGAAGATGGCTGGGCTTCTATTCTTCTGCTCCCGCTCGCCGGCGGTGAGCGCTGCCTCGTGGCGGGCCGTTTTCCCGCCAAACGTTTTGaacccggcgccatcttgcttccGGTTTTTGCGGCGGCCGCCGCTTCAtcttctcccctgctgctcctcatTCCGCGTCGCTTGTTCgccgggctcgggctgagcctcgctggcGGCTGCTTTCTTCGCTGCGGTCTTCCCCGCAGCTGCTCCCCTCCTACCGGCGACGCTTCGCTGGCTCTCCTCGGTTGCGTCCCGGGTCCCTCCGGCTCCGCCGCTCCCGCGGCCGTCCTGTAGCTCAGCAGCAATTCCTCCAGCCAGCCGGTGCCGTCCTGGCTGACTGCCTCCTGGATTTGCGCCCGCAGGTCTTCCATTCTTTCTTCCTTGTCTTCACACCGGAatcctcttctcttcttctcctGACGTCTCCGGTCCTCAACCGTaagcttcttcctcttcttctttaacTTCAATTCTCCGCTTGCTCTGCTTTCAATTTGTAATCCAAATTTGTAATCCCAGTGACTCCTCTGCTGGTTAGCAAAACGAAAAATCTTTTCTTCCAGGCAATTTTACTCCACGTGTCTTCTGTCTTGCACGGCTCCGTCTTCTCTCTTCACTTGCTTCTCACTTCTGTTCCTCTTCCCTTCTTCTTTCCCCCTTTCCGTtctaagctcctccccctttctatCTCGCTATTATACTaaagctccgcccccagtcccctgcagccGCGTTactcactgtgctgcataagagacCTAAAAACAAGCAACACTCTCGTCTCTTCTCCCTTCAGTAAAGCAGCACAACAGCTCCCGCAGCGCTTTGTACAAGGGAAGTGAAGGGACTCTTGCAGCACCTCTTAGACTAAGGGTGAATGTCCACGGATGGATTTGAACTGCGTTTCCTGTGGCGGACATCCGCGCGTGAATTCTGGAGTGGCAAGGTTCTATTGaaactaatagctttctgcctgccaatgcggATTTCCACCTCAGATTTCCACGAGCGggtaaaaaattgcggcatgctctattttatcacGGATTTACGCTGTGAGAGGGCTTCATTAATATCAAGGACTGGAGACCGTGAAAATCCATGTGGACAAACGCGAGCACTCGCTGGCCCTTTTTTGTTTTGAATTGCGGTACTCCCGCGGGGTAAATCCGTGGGCGTATTCCAcatcgctcgtgggcatgagccctaacttgCACTCACTTactgcaaacattaatataaagcaTGCTCAGATAACAAGCTCacaacacaaaatgatacatttccagaccgagacagctcatttgcagacattaacccattcattcctgcaaacaccaATACACATTTTGCTAAAGCAGGTGAAGGTCTATGCGGGCATTAGGTTAgctgttcgtccagcaggtgaaggtgtacgaGCGCCATTAGGCTCACTGTTCGTCCAGCGGGGGAAGGTGTATGAGCGCCATTAGGCTCACTGTtcatccagcaggtgaaggtgtatgagCGCCATTAGGCTCACTGTTCGTCCAGCGGGGGAAGATGGATGGGCGCCATTAGGCtcactgttcgtccagcaggtgaaggtgtatgggcgccattaggcttactgttcgtccagcaggtgaaggtgtatgggcgccaTTAGGCTTGCTGTTCGTCCAGcgggtgaaggtgtatgggcgccaTTAGGCTTGCTGTTCGTCCAGCGGGTGAAGGTGTATGGCCGCCATTAGGCTTGCTGTttgtccagcaggtgaaggtgtacggGCGCCATTAGGTTCGCTGTTCGTTctgcaggtgaaggtgtatgggtggCATTAAGCTAACTGTTCGGCCAGCAGGTGAAGGTATATGGGTGGCATTCGGCTCACTGTtcatccagcaggtgaaggtgtacggGCAGCATTAGGCTCGCTGTtcatccagcaggtgaaggtgtatgggcggcattaagctcactgttcgtccagcaggtgaaggtatATGGGGGCATGAGGCTCgctgttcgtccagcaggtgaaggtgtatggggcgGCATTATGCTCGCTGTTCgtgcagcaggtgaaggtgtatgggcggcaTTAGACTCGCTGTTTGTGCAGCAGGTGGTGTATGGGCGGCATTAAGCtcactgttcgtccagcaggtgaaggtgtatgggcggcattaagctcactgttcgtccagcaggtgaaggtatATGGGGGCATGAGGCTCgctgttcgtccagcaggtgaaggtgtatggggcgGCATTATGCTCGCTGTTCgtgcagcaggtgaaggtgtatgggcggcaTTAGACTCGCTGTTTGTGCAGCAGGTGGTGTATGGGCGGCATTAAGCtcactgttcgtccagcaggtgaaggtgtatgggcggcattaagctcactgttcgtccagcaggtgaaggtatATGGGGGCATGAGGCTCgctgttcgtccagcaggtgaaggtgtatggggcgGCATTATGCTCGCTGTTCgtgcagcaggtgaaggtgtatgggcggcaTTAGACTCGCTGTTTGTGCAGCAGGTGGTGTATGGGCGGCATTAAGCtcactgttcgtccagcaggtgaaggtgtacggGTGGCATTAGGCTTGCTGCTTTAGCAAGAGACTCAAAGCTCTCTGTAATACTAAACAACATTGTTTTCTCCGTCTACATCGAAACTACAGAAGACCATCTCATCTCTCCCGCTACAGGAGTGCAGGACAGAGTTTTCATTCACTCTCCTGTAAAGAACATCTACATTTAGTGGATCCTTCCAGACCACCACCATCTATACCATTTACTGATACACACCTTTAAGGCGCATTCAGacaatcgtatatcggctggggtttcacgcccagccgatatacggcgtccagaggcgtaacttgaagctcctgggccccaatgcaaaacctggaacggggccccaactataatgctttattcatagtaccgaacttcctatatggagaagagaggccttatgggccccccatatgggcgaccgcatcccctgcatcctctatagttacgcccctgacggcgtccctctctgcagggggagcaaactggaagagccgggagcagtgcactaagctcccgcctcctctccgccccctctccgcccctcgccactatttgcattggcacgaggcggagctacgcctggaaacttagctccacctagtcccacctcctccaattgcaaatagtggcgaggggcggagagggggttgaGAGGAGGTggcagctcagtgcactgctcccggctcttccagcttcctccccctgcagagagggacgccgtatatcggcgaggcgtgaaaacccagcgatgtacaatcgtctgaatgcacccttagatgtCTCCTTGACTTCtgaataaaacttatttttaattttcctaaacgtggaaaaggtgtttttttgttacttttatatttaataaagttttcttaacacatttttacatagtttttttagtccccatgagGGACTTGAACTTTCAATTGTTTCATCGCTTCTTAAGTATCACGTTACACTGCTATCTGACAGGCAGtcgattaggcctccttcacacgggcaacagcgatatcattgtgagaaaattgcagcgatgtcgcagctgtgttctgtgcgatattgttaCGTTCTCTCATGACGATGTtgcgattttgtggcgctacaaagtcatttgactttgtagcgctcttctgCTTTgatcttcggggggggggggggcttgaaatataagccttaccctgaaaataagccctggctgcataaaaaaaatgaaacaatacattacctaacaggcactgtccgctcCACTTCTCTGGCAGTTCTGCGGCACTtgcttggctgtgattggttcattgatcgctacagtgattggctgaactgcagcGCTCGAGAATCAATCAGAGCTTGTGCTTCTTGGAagcaggatttttgaaccccatGACCAGAAAACACTGGCTGAGGAAAACAAGCAAGTGCCGCGGGACTGCTGGagaagacgtgcggcggagcggacagcgcctgttaggtaatgtattgtgcttattgttttatttaatgcatccagggcttattttagagacaAACAATAGGacctcctactgtaaaagttgcatcgcacggcaTGAAAACCGCAATTTTGTGCGGTATAATGCAACAtgaaggctccattgggaaacatgggctacaaaacatcgctaatcatGGCAAAATTCCGCTTGCCGCGATTTTCTTTTCTCGCAATgttgcagcctacaaaacatcgctaatgtgaaggaacccacaggaaagcatgggcttcacatacatgtgatttgtagcactgtcacatcacgagaaaatcatacgattttgtcgcctgtgtgaaagcggccctaagccacaggcatggcttcataggccacctgcaaTGGCAGCCTTCAGAAGGCTGCCGGCTGCCATCACAACTGAAGCTCCCCCCTCGTACGGTCTCATCACGGGAGGGTCGTTTGGGATCACTGAACTCTGATGGAGGCATTTAAATGTCGCTATCAGCactgatggtggcatttaaagggttaacagttgcgATCAGCATGAAAGACAGCTTACCCCCGCATTGTATAGAGGGGGGTCACCccatgatcccgctccatacagacCACGACCTCTCATGATGAAACCTtatgcagcgttaaggggttagaaATAAATGGCCGAATCCTGAGCCTTTAAATGAAGTTCTATCCTGTTCATGAATGAAGCGGTGGAGCCGTTCTCAGCCGCTGCTGCATGCAGGGACCTCAGTGACCCCCGTTCTTGTGGGGAGTCCCAGGAGTcagaccctcactaatcagatgGTTAGCGCACTCTCACCTATCAAATAGCCCTCTGATCTGTGAGAATCCAATCAccgagacccccaatgatcacagGGACAGGGGGGCTCAAAGGTCCCGGAATGAAGaaggggctaaaagtaggtgctgCTGATTAAtacatgtcaatgggactgccacGAGATAGTCGAGCTCTTGCACATGAAACAAGTGGCAAGGCAATGCACACGCTCCATCAACACCCTATTTGGGACGCCCATTCTCATGATCTGTGGAGGTCCTGGCGgtcggaccctcaccaatcacgtAGTAATCCGCTATCCTGTGGAATAATTTCCATTTtgtgggacgacccctttaacccctaacACTAGATgtcgtacagttacgtcctgcgggtTCAGGTTATGTATAGAGACCGGTGGTCGATCCCACTCCATGCAATGCGGCTGCCGCTTGCCACAGCTTGTCATGGGGCCGTGTCTATTCGGATCACGTGACCTAGTGGGAGGAACCAGAGATTACGTGGGCGGCAACTATTTTGCCACGCGTCACGTGATCGCACACACGTGAACCTGGCTGTGCACAGCGACACGGGGCCTAGCTTTCGCCGCACATCTAGGTATGCCAGCGGCGATCGGGTACCGGGTTGGGTGTCACTATCTACCCATGCACGGGTGACGGCTTCTTTTCTTTCTTGAGCAAAAGGATTTCCCATACTTTGTATAAGTTACTCTACTTGATTGGAAACAGGGGCGGTGACGGACTGTCTGATTGGATGAAGGGGCACCTACCCCCTAGGAGGCGTGACTAGACTTAGCTTCATAAGACAGCATTAGTCTCACCATGCCCATATAcctccagcctaccttcaaggctggagATGCTGCTAGGCTTTGGACTTTATTATTTTGGGTTCTCTTACCTATACATTTTCTTTATTTAGCTAGTATCTACTAGCATTCATCGGAATATTGGTCCTTTCTATACTCGCATCTTAGTAGTTTTCTGCATTATTACTGAATTTTGAGTATAGGAAGAGGGTCTCTATGGCAATTAGCCCTGTGTCACCTATTTATATTAATGGGTTTATGTAAACACAAATGGTGACATACGTAATTCTTAATGCGGAGATTAACCATTTGAGAACCGCCCTACCTAGCATAACAAGGGATTATCCCTACATTTTACAATTCCTAGACCATTTCTAGGATTGTGGTGCTTAGGTCTAGTAGGATATCTACTAAGTTGTCCATTTTGTCATACTTTTACAGTTCATTTTTAAATTAGGCTCCTGAAGAGTCGTGTCAatgacagaaacgcgtcgagccataCTAGAACCGTTTCCAGTGAACCGCATGACTGTGCTGAGTAACCACCCAGAACCCATACCTTCTTAAACTGGGCCTATTTCTATTGTAGAGCCCTGTATCTGGCCGGATTCTCGCACACTCTATGGGTTATTAGACCTTCCATTATTACTTTTTTGGTCTTACCCTCACACTTTCATCTACCTAAATggcccccacttctgtcccttagTAGACCATTGTTTATGTTGTTTGTGCAAAAGCCACAATTTTCTAGTTTTTAGTAttctaataataaaagttatattctaaGGAGTTTTGTCAGGGATAACAAACATACCATCCAGGCTGAATCAGACAGCCCAAACAACCAAtctggttgctggaattgtgaatcagaaccaatgaggttgctggaattgctccatagtactgagATAGAgaataaaaggctaatatgcctgcAGCACTGGCCAGCAGATACTAGGTCCTGTGATGATggtacctgtgtgggaggagtcagggatcacatgaccaggggtaatcagtgtctgcaggacTCTGTGTGTGTAAATCCAGAGCGGATCATGGCACTACACtgttataaaagctgtctaaGCTGTCTctgcactgtgattcgttgctaagcctctggcttggataaacTCTGtgttacggatgggcatggaggatctaataccacctctagcttggatacaagatgtgatacaagtggcatggaggctctagtatcctgttgtaccgcctctagcttggatacaatatgtgatatgagtgggcatagaggctctagtaccctgttgtaccacctctagcttggatacaagatgtgatataggtgtacATGTAGGCactagtacactgttgtaacacctctagcttggatacaagatgtgatacagtttgGAGTGagggctctggtaccctgttgtaccgcccccagCTTTGACACAAGATGTGctacaggtgggcacggaggctctattactctgttgtaccacctctagcttggatacaagatgtgatatgggcaggcatggatgctctagtaccctgttgtgttgCCTCTAGCTTtggcacaagatgtgatatggccgggcatggaggctctagtaccctgttgtgttgccactagcttggatgtaagatgtgatacaggcagacctggaggctctagtacccttttgtactgcctctagcgtggataaaaggtgtgatatgggtgggcatggaggctctagtaccctgttgtaccatctctagcttgtatacaagatgtgatacgggcaggcatggatgctctagtaccctgttgtgttgCCTCTAGCTTtggcacaagatgtgatatggccgggcatggaggctctagtaccctgttgtgttgcctctagcttgtatacaagatgttatatgggtaggcatggatgctctagtaccctgttgtaccgcctctggcttggatacacggtgtgatataggcaggcatggagatatacaggttctgtatgataccctgcggcatatcgctccacatttgcgatTACTGAGCCTCTGTCTAGATCATCTAAACTCGCTGACTGTCAAAGTTGGCGTTCCAGACGGTCCCATATATTAATCCAGTGACCGAGCAgctacagaagtgtgacaatgttgtgggggctgctgtgacccccttgtgtgtgcggtcgagcattatcatgctggacaatatacaggagatgaatAACTTATACCACCTGTACCTTTATACAGGTATATATGGCCCCTGCAGCCTTTCTTTGTGCGTGTCctcgcatcacatctcccatagatttcagtggagccggcggcATCATCGTACCATGTGCTGGGTGCATGCCGTGCGATGCCAGGTTTCTCTTTTGAAATTACTTCCCTGGAGTGATGTGAGACGCTTTTGATATGAAATTGCCTCACATCTGTAGTGAATTCGCatattggcgagtgcgatatcaggctgtgtttcatggcccgatatcacactcgccagtgtaaaattagccttaggccactctcatggAGACATATTTTTGCG
The Eleutherodactylus coqui strain aEleCoq1 chromosome 11, aEleCoq1.hap1, whole genome shotgun sequence genome window above contains:
- the LOC136582238 gene encoding treacle protein-like isoform X1, which produces MEDLRAQIQEAVSQDGTGWLEELLLSYRTAAGAAEPEGPGTQPRRASEASPVGGEQLRGRPQRRKQPPARLSPSPANKRRGMRSSRGEDEAAAAAKTGSKMAPGSKRLAGKRPATRQRSPPASGSRRIEAQPSSTASAAAAPSATGQRALAQKTAQTRSGAGMSQTEERGNTREGRVPRQHRRASQPERRAEGRQQKGRGTSRRGNITGTAATYSTPASTPASSPISSPASTPASSPTPDILSPGRAQRGRGSRFQGSRSPTQSPLAAGQASRSHGMPSYYGANRPESSLYPGQQRGSYTTQRPSRHTSVVQPPATSMQHRCFVNPRYLDPRLQETLGYASQVSANYASSSRQGQGARRRRRDRARAIRLESRRSGQLEQAGSASSSSSGRARADSRVDRSSSGEDRRDSDEHRHLLNVQVEPSSRDYRSYRSQGHSHGRSCGHQPGLAYQQRAQEATQKDSRQPTPDRRIRRRDTAGTSPLALPEVGRADGSVQGPSSTGGGRGGTMPPSLMEAGRAELLKLVETSVTRATWNSYNSIWLHWLSLSGGSVADGDKARAATLDMLAALRKKRRSVGAAKKHLAGVAFLLKLHGKADVTKDFMFRQVIRGWKKEKTRVDKRRPITFSLLVRLLELLESVCDNSSEALLFRAAFSVAFFAALRIGELVPASKNKPGGLRHNDVIPSGESLRVCIRKSKTDMYGRGEWLAINSLGSKWCPVATVREYMSSRNICDQFFVHAQGTPLTRFQFSAVFRSSLRAAGLNASEFGTHSFRIGAATMADAHGMKEEDVKRLGRWKSQAYKSYIRPDLVL
- the LOC136582238 gene encoding serine/arginine repetitive matrix protein 1-like isoform X2; translated protein: MEDLRAQIQEAVSQDGTGWLEELLLSYRTAAGAAEPEGPGTQPRRASEASPVGGEQLRGRPQRRKQPPARLSPSPANKRRGMRSSRGEDEAAAAAKTGSKMAPGSKRLAGKRPATRQRSPPASGSRRIEAQPSSTASAAAAPSATGQRALAQKTAQTRSGAGMSQTEERGNTREGRVPRQHRRASQPERRAEGRQQKGRGTSRRGNITGTAATYSTPASTPASSPISSPASTPASSPTPDILSPGRAQRGRGSRFQGSRSPTQSPLAAGQASRSHGMPSYYGANRPESSLYPGQQRGSYTTQRPSRHTSVVQPPATSMQHRCFVNPRYLDPRLQETLGYASQVSANYASSSRQGQGARRRRRDRARAIRLESRRSGQLEQAGSASSSSSGRARADSRVDRSSSGEDRRDSDEHRHLLNVQVEPSSRDYRSYRSQGHSHGRSCGHQPGLAYQQRAQEATQKDSRQPTPDRRIRRRDTAGTSPLALPEVGRAAAEPWKIWIVGHSFVYWAERRAATRPPGRSLGLTDTVVNWYGVRGLQWPSLLKIITDISRWTPRRVILVVHAGGNDLGKIKLGDLLVLMKQDMLRFRECFQESMLVWSDIIGRRRWRGAKSPEAIENVRKVVNQRVSKFVHSLGGIAIRHWELEDRERGALRSDGVHLNEVGLDTFLSGLQDGVEAALARVRGVGRNAP
- the LOC136582238 gene encoding serine/arginine repetitive matrix protein 1-like isoform X3, encoding MEDLRAQIQEAVSQDGTGWLEELLLSYRTAAGAAEPEGPGTQPRRASEASPVGGEQLRGRPQRRKQPPARLSPSPANKRRGMRSSRGEDEAAAAAKTGSKMAPGSKRLAGKRPATRQRSPPASGSRRIEAQPSSTASAAAAPSATGQRALAQKTAQTRSGAGMSQTEERGNTREGRVPRQHRRASQPERRAEGRQQKGRGTSRRGNITGTAATYSTPASTPASSPISSPASTPASSPTPDILSPGRAQRGRGSRFQGSRSPTQSPLAAGQASRSHGMPSYYGANRPESSLYPGQQRGSYTTQRPSRHTSVVQPPATSMQHRCFVNPRYLDPRLQETLGYASQVSANYASSSRQGQGARRRRRDRARAIRLESRRSGQLEQAGSASSSSSGRARADSRVDRSSSGEDRRDSDEHRHLLNVQVEPSSRDYRSYRSQGHSHGRSCGHQPGLAYQQRAQEATQKDSRQPTPDRRIRRRDTAGTSPLALPEVGRAAAEPWKIWIVGHSFVYWAERRAATRPPGRSLGLTDTVVNCDGLKHTCAGLQEVLTWPLSIRGALLFGVGNNSSRSRGSAIKEENNSVTFLHVKGVLLHLVLLWTRRTTLRPLLSGTH